Genomic window (Helianthus annuus cultivar XRQ/B chromosome 3, HanXRQr2.0-SUNRISE, whole genome shotgun sequence):
CCCCTCATCATGGTTATGCAAATGGGCCCACATGTCCAAAAGTGTTGTAGCAGCTATCTTCTGAGCTTCAGGAAACAATCCCAGGTCTAGGTAACATTTCTTCATTTCAGATTCTTCTTCAAAAAAGTACAAACTCTTTTTTAGACAAATTTGTACAGACTCATGCAAATCCAAAAGCGATGTCGTCTCTTTATATAGCTGTTGTATCATCAAATCCCAGTTTGCCGAAGGTTCCCCCTTCAGAGAACCACCCATCACACTAAGGGCTAGTGGATGGTTTTTGCAACACTTGACCAACTACATAAATTAATGCATCCATATTGATTACCTTAAATCCAAAAAGAATACTAAATAACAGAAAAATGTTTAACTATACTATACCTGGTGAACACGTTCATCTCGTATGttgtcattttcattttcattttttgaaaatGCTGAGTCGCAGAACAAACGGGTTGCATCTTCATTGTTCAAAGCTTGCAATTGATATGTTTCGAATCGTTTAAAAGTCATCCGAGATGTGACCAGAATTTTATATCTAGGAGACTTGAACATGAGGTCTGTAATTACGGATTCAGACCATACGTCATCAAGTACCAATAGTATCTCAGATTGATCATTTTCTGCCAAAAAGCTCCCCCATTGCTGGATTGCCTCCTCATTATTAGTAATATTTGGCGATGGATCGAGTAATTTTGTAATGATGACTTTTATGTCGTACCTTTCTGAGACTGTAACATGATAAATATTTCTATCAAATCTTCCTGCGTAAATGAGAACACCAACCTTTAGCATTGCAAGATTTATTCAACCTTAAACTTTTAGGAAAGAAAGACAAAAAAATAGGTTGTCATACTAAGCTATGAACAATTTAAATGTTTCCATTCTAGTTTGTAAGTTATTGGGTTGATTAAAACAAGAGAGATGATGAATACTTTGAATCTCAGGATCACGGCAGAACAACGTTACCAAAGTGGTCTTCCCAGACCCTCCCATAGCCGAAACAACTACAACTGAGCAATCACCCTTTGGAGAATCCTTAAGCACCTTGCCCTTTAACTCGGTAACTCTACTATCAAATCCTATAGCATCGCCCTTTAGCAATGGAACACTAGTCCGCCAACCACTTGAACTCCCTTTCTCTCGTCTCCTTTTTAGATCTCTCACCTCCACCAATGTTTCCTTTGTATCCAGAGCAATCTGGAATTGAAGGTCAGTGTTCACATACTCCTGCAACGATCTATTCATTTTGTCCAACTTCGACGCATAGGAGGAATATTGATGCAATTTCCTGGTCGAGCATTTCTTAGCGAGGACTTCTGCTTGCTCCAGCATACTGGTGAACCTACCCTTTTCCTCTTTCAGTCCATCCAATTGCTTGTTTAGTTTATCCAGGCGCTCGGCGATAGGCCTCATGCTCTCTACTCTTTCTTTTATTTTAGTGAGTTCGGTTTTGAAAGAACATGTTTTCTCTATCTCCGCTATGATGACACTTGATACTCTAGAAACCGCTTCTCCTAACAAAGCTCCAAGTAATTCAGCCATTGATGAACTGAAAGAACTTCAATCTCTTCAGATCTATCAAAGAAACATTAAAATTAGCATGTGAACTTCGGCAACATCTTATTATGTTAAATTATTCTCTTGACTTAATTAAATTATAGTCTAAAAATATTTTAGAATACAGAGGAGATcatattattttaaaattttcactGTTCGTTTCTTAAATCGGAGAATTTATTCTTTTAGTTCTTAGTGTTTTGGATGAATTTCAATTCTTTTAGTtcttaggtagcgttcgtttcatggaatggaatggaatggaattgggaagtttttgtttgtaaaattgatcttggttgggggagggaggaatttgaaatcccatgaatttctttaatcaatgaaatttgtgactatttcaacattccattccattccttcattagagtgaaggatttctaaggaacgttgaaatagtcacaaatttcattgattaaagaaattcatgggatttcaaattcctccctcccccaaccaagatcaattttacaaagaaaaacttcctaattctatttcattccattccatgaaacgaacgctaccttagtGTTTTGGATGAATTTCAGTTGCTTGGTTTGACTGTTTAGTGGTTCCAAAATTGGTTTATATTTTTATGATAATCAGTCCCTCTTACGTGAACTTTAGCGTAGCCAACATACATAATTTAAGAGTAGATTACACCAATGGATGGTCCATATGTTTTATCGATATTACAACTATCGTCCTCAAGTTCTAGATATTACATTCATGGTCCCCCACTGTTTTTGCTAACTTTAACCAAAAAAACCCTCAACGAACATCTACTTCAAGGACCAGGGGACCAAAATTGCAATATGAGTAAATAACATGGACCGTCTGTGTAATTAATTAATAAGGTGACGAGGATAACCAATGAATATTGTTGTAAGtgaatattaataattaatagcTAAAGAGTTTTGAGTAATATACAACAAACGAGGCGACTTCTTAAGGGTGGGAGGGGGGTATTATTCGGACACCCCAGGGTtctgatggagagtgtgaaacccgTGCCTTAAAGTGtattattttatgtgttttattatattttcaGCGATAATGTGCCTCGAATGTGTTAACTACGAAGGTTTGTGGTTTTACAGGTAAAACACGTAATACGTCAAAGTTAGAGAACTTAGTGATGAAACGGAACAAGAACGGATAATAGATTAATCAACATACAGTGATCGGGAAGTGTTTCGGGTCGAGAAATAGTTTGGAAGCTTGAGGTGTGTAAAAGAACGAAGTTGAGGGGCTCTCATGTCATTTGTTTAAAGTCGGAATGTAGCAAATGTGTGTAGACATCCAGCAAACACATAATTTGTCTACGGAAGTCAAACGTAGGTTACGACGCGGATATTCTGTTGTTTACCGAACTTACAGGACGTAACCTACAAGAAATACACCGTAGGCTATGGTGCAAATAAATTGGGCCGCACATGTGACATCACGGAGACTTTAGACAACTCACACGTGCACATTGAGGGTTTTAAcatcaaatcatcatcaacatcatcttgaCATCAATCCACGAAATCCAAAAGGAGGCACATGTGCAAACTAGTCAACATCACAAAACCTCCTACATCTTCACATCTTTGACGGCTGGGGGAGGCAAAGTCAACAagagaatcatcatcatcacgcATTGACTAGGAGGAAGAAATTTATTAACTTCAATTATCCTAGGATTGAAGTGGGAGGCACATGCAAGACAATTGTTGGTGGGggattattattatattttagagATCATCCATCACAACTTTGACGGCACCTCACATCAATATCTTGGACTTTTGAAAACATCAAATTCACGTGCACTAGATTTTGGTGTTAACTTGGGCCCATATTGACGTGGAGAAGGGACTGTTGGATTTGTTTGAGTGGGCCACAAATATCATCATTGGGCCGCCAACACAAGACATGACACATGTGGGCTGACTTGAAAGATGGACGCAGCTTGGGGATTCCTTTTTTACGGAAAAACATATTACGTCATATAACAATCTCGACGGCAGTAGTAGACAGGGGATCGGCTGAGAAGCAAGGAAGATCATCTCACCGTCATGGGCGGCTAATCTGctagtggtttcctccggattgagggtttttgtaagttagacaattttatgtgtttgtgacaatcgtataacttggtgatctaagcattcgatgcttttcaccttgatttgatttgatttattggttgtaaagaattgcatttatttaaaccttaatttctaagcattcagttcccgagagttctagtaattgggatatatttgacatggggttagggtttgtaattgtaattgataatcattcgataacctcccgttatgtattgaccggagtacttagtcgttggttatcacaattgatgaattaggttaaacacttatgtctatgtgagtgtttcgattaaacacataattgaatctagctataagacctgaaatctggaggaactaTTGTTCTTTCTATTAATTTAAATCTCACATTTAGTTTGTAATTTTTAGTTAATCCACAAATCAAACAATcataagtttatttttttatagttgttaataaatacttaacattacacactttccacaatcctcctctggttcgatatccgacttactctagctactagtttatttcggt
Coding sequences:
- the LOC110929451 gene encoding probable disease resistance protein At5g66900 gives rise to the protein MAELLGALLGEAVSRVSSVIIAEIEKTCSFKTELTKIKERVESMRPIAERLDKLNKQLDGLKEEKGRFTSMLEQAEVLAKKCSTRKLHQYSSYASKLDKMNRSLQEYVNTDLQFQIALDTKETLVEVRDLKRRREKGSSSGWRTSVPLLKGDAIGFDSRVTELKGKVLKDSPKGDCSVVVVSAMGGSGKTTLVTLFCRDPEIQRRFDRNIYHVTVSERYDIKVIITKLLDPSPNITNNEEAIQQWGSFLAENDQSEILLVLDDVWSESVITDLMFKSPRYKILVTSRMTFKRFETYQLQALNNEDATRLFCDSAFSKNENENDNIRDERVHQLVKCCKNHPLALSVMGGSLKGEPSANWDLMIQQLYKETTSLLDLHESVQICLKKSLYFFEEESEMKKCYLDLGLFPEAQKIAATTLLDMWAHLHNHDEGGLPTFNILTKLSSRNFATLLPISKHSTVVANYCEEESVVQHDMMRALAIQLSSEEPLERRERLIINTNSDDLLNLPQIVNARILSICTGLTTDERFPSTWNEIEAPNVEVFVLNYMSIMHPLPQFMHNMKSLKVLIITNYGYDCFEIQNLPKPRYLSGLTRIRLDHVSISSIISTTILMLENLKKLSLIMCKIGNSFNQGTPNKLTSLCEIDIDSCDDLLTFPTMLCNVVSLKKLRITNCHELTLFSEEFGSLLNLEVLRVASCTKLIALPESMRNLKKLRIIDLSDCLNLKELPLHIGELGSLQTIDVTGCEGLRDQLPKSLQDFDKVKVKVVCDEETSKVLTDFKNVKVVEKDPVDILRKIIGYI